One Thiohalorhabdus sp. Cl-TMA genomic region harbors:
- a CDS encoding DUF29 family protein, producing MNSAYENDFAQWATEEGRRLAALAEHPPSGLTGIDLPHLAEEIAGWAAQETTEAIDSAAEFIAYDLAYARAREQGLPDNLWRPWLGRRGQAWVWLTNLLKGSPSLRASLEEPERSRRINRLGRAEARGLFRHAGYEPPEIPEPAYTLEGILQAFN from the coding sequence ATGAACTCTGCGTACGAAAACGATTTTGCCCAATGGGCCACCGAGGAAGGCCGCCGGTTAGCGGCCCTCGCGGAGCATCCCCCGAGCGGGCTCACCGGCATCGACCTGCCGCACCTCGCCGAGGAGATCGCCGGCTGGGCCGCGCAGGAAACGACCGAGGCCATCGACAGCGCGGCCGAATTCATCGCCTACGACCTCGCCTATGCTCGCGCCCGGGAACAGGGCCTGCCGGACAACCTTTGGCGGCCCTGGCTCGGCCGCCGGGGGCAGGCCTGGGTATGGCTGACAAACCTGCTCAAGGGCTCCCCGAGTCTTCGTGCCTCGCTGGAGGAGCCGGAGAGGAGCCGACGCATCAACCGCCTGGGGCGGGCCGAGGCCCGGGGGTTGTTCCGCCATGCCGGGTATGAGCCGCCCGAGATCCCGGAGCCCGCCTACACCCTCGAGGGTATTCTGCAGGCCTTTAACTAG
- a CDS encoding DUF29 family protein, with amino-acid sequence MATHDEDFARWCHNQATRLREIEGVGHVLLPGIDVANVAEEIESWARHQLHEATRFAEEVVATTLALSRRKDLPWGVFEYWDDRQNIARDWLAAQIDQSPSLRPRLESQMGAINPAGHIQAELLFCLAGLQPPEFAPPGFTLADLLMEANP; translated from the coding sequence ATGGCCACCCACGACGAGGACTTCGCCCGATGGTGCCACAACCAAGCCACCCGCCTGCGTGAGATCGAAGGGGTCGGCCATGTCCTGCTGCCCGGCATCGACGTGGCCAATGTGGCCGAGGAGATCGAGTCCTGGGCCCGGCACCAGCTGCATGAAGCCACCCGGTTCGCGGAGGAGGTCGTGGCCACCACCTTGGCGCTCTCCCGGCGAAAGGACCTGCCCTGGGGCGTCTTCGAATATTGGGACGACCGCCAGAATATCGCTCGGGATTGGCTGGCCGCCCAGATTGATCAATCCCCGAGCCTGCGCCCGCGATTGGAATCGCAGATGGGCGCAATCAACCCCGCGGGGCATATACAGGCAGAGCTTTTGTTCTGCCTTGCCGGCCTGCAGCCGCCCGAGTTTGCCCCGCCCGGGTTTACCCTCGCTGACCTCCTGATGGAGGCGAACCCATGA
- a CDS encoding antitoxin Xre/MbcA/ParS toxin-binding domain-containing protein — protein MEETTRLSAVLTDALLNSAAYLGITDTDLSLILGAGPVPIEEYRTGAAEIDPDSALGARARDIVRVFTALDTITAGDAGTRSQWLNHYNQHLNGSPIELMRDPAGLARVADYLDGNLHG, from the coding sequence ATGGAGGAGACCACCAGGCTATCCGCGGTGCTCACCGATGCGCTCCTGAACTCGGCGGCCTATCTGGGGATCACCGATACGGACCTGAGCCTGATCCTCGGGGCCGGCCCGGTGCCCATCGAGGAGTACCGCACGGGCGCCGCGGAAATCGATCCGGATAGCGCCCTCGGCGCCCGGGCCCGGGATATCGTGCGGGTCTTTACCGCACTGGATACCATTACGGCCGGGGATGCAGGGACCCGGAGCCAGTGGCTCAACCACTACAACCAACACCTTAACGGGAGCCCTATCGAGCTCATGCGCGATCCCGCCGGGCTGGCCCGGGTGGCCGACTACCTCGACGGGAACCTGCACGGTTAA
- a CDS encoding type II toxin-antitoxin system VapC family toxin → MIVLDTNVVSELMRPAPNTKVVAWVDGWPAGELAVTALTVAEVLYGIERLDDGQRKEMLQALARTMFEEEFGDRVLSFGAEEAEVYAGLVTRRQAQGRPISMADAQIAAITICRGAKLATRNVEDFAGLSLEVVNPWGGGG, encoded by the coding sequence ATGATCGTCCTCGACACCAACGTTGTCTCGGAGCTGATGCGCCCGGCGCCCAATACCAAAGTGGTCGCTTGGGTGGATGGCTGGCCGGCGGGAGAGCTGGCGGTGACCGCCCTTACCGTCGCCGAGGTTCTTTACGGGATCGAGCGTCTGGATGACGGCCAGCGCAAGGAAATGCTCCAGGCCCTGGCAAGGACCATGTTTGAGGAGGAATTCGGGGACCGGGTGCTTTCCTTCGGCGCCGAGGAGGCGGAGGTGTATGCCGGGCTTGTCACGCGGCGCCAAGCGCAAGGGCGCCCCATCAGCATGGCCGATGCCCAGATCGCGGCCATTACCATTTGCCGGGGGGCTAAGCTGGCGACGCGTAATGTCGAGGACTTCGCCGGGCTGTCGTTGGAGGTGGTTAATCCGTGGGGTGGGGGTGGTTAG
- a CDS encoding FitA-like ribbon-helix-helix domain-containing protein, with product MANLTIRNLDDEVKDRLRIEAARHGRSMEEEVRHILRQAVAPSTLEQGVGSRIVGRFQGVGGCELPSPERQEPPRSPDFRE from the coding sequence ATGGCGAATTTGACCATTCGGAACCTGGATGACGAGGTAAAGGACCGGCTGCGAATCGAGGCCGCCCGGCATGGCCGGTCCATGGAGGAGGAGGTCCGACACATCCTCCGGCAGGCTGTGGCCCCATCCACGCTGGAGCAGGGGGTGGGAAGCCGCATCGTGGGCCGGTTCCAGGGGGTCGGTGGCTGCGAGCTGCCGTCCCCTGAACGGCAGGAGCCGCCCCGCTCGCCGGACTTCCGGGAATGA